In the genome of Paenarthrobacter ilicis, the window TGTTGTGCCGTTAATTGCTGCGCACCCTTCTGCCATGCATCCGCGAGGGCCACCACGTGGTCAATCTGCACAGCGGCACTTGTCTCTTGTCCCCGCCGGAAGCTCACGGCGACGCCGGTGTACGGTTCTGCGAAATCGCCGGACGCGACCCTGCACAAGGATCCCTCCGTGAACTGAACGCCGGAAAGGTCCCTCCTCAAGATGTCGTTCCGCGTATCACAGCCGTTCCGGTCCACGTCTGCCCACGCTTGCCCGAAGGCTGCCCGGTCGTAATCCGAAGAGGGCGCCCTGCCCTTCACGTCGAGCTTCGCAAGGGCGTCCAAGGCACGCCCGGGAGCAACCTTCGGCACTCCGTTGATGGGCTTCATGAAATCGGGGTTGAGGACCGGCGCCTCCGTTGGCCCACCTGTTGCGCTGCCCGCGGCGTCGAATTGTCCCGTGGTGAAGAACCACCCCACCCCGGAAACCACCAGGACGGCGGCCATAACGAGGATTGTCCAAGCTTGCCGTGACCGGCGTCGGGCACGGGTGTAGGCGGTCCATGTGGTACTCAAGGGGCTCCAGTCAAAGGAAAAAGGCTTGCCCTACGAGCGTAGGACAAGCCTCCGACAATAAGAGTCGGTTTCCACAGTGTGCAGGAACAGTGACCCCTGGCAGATGTGGACCTATTGCTCCCTGGTGACCCTTTGCAGGTCCTCGGTGGCGGTATCAAGCAGCGTTCGCAGTTGCTCCACGCGCTGATCCGTCACGTCTCCGGCGGCGTTGGCCGCGACGGCCTGATCCAGAAGTTTCTGGGCCTGCTTGTGATTGGCACGTGCCACATCCAGCGCGTGCTCCAAAGTGGTCTGGTGCTCAAGGGTTGATTCGTTTTCCATGCCCCCATTGTCATCAGGTTCCCCGGCCGGCGCCAGTGAGCCAGCCGGGAAATCCCTGAAAACTTACCCCGTTTTTAGGCGTCTGCCGTTTCCAGCACTGCGATGGGAGCAATGACGTCCTTGGCGGGGAAGGACGGCGGGTTTACTCCGGCCATTTCTTCCATGACGCGCACAACCTGGCAGGAGTACCCGAACTCGTTGTCGTACCAAACGTAGAGAACAAGGTTCTTGTCGTTGGAAATGGTCGCCAGTCCGTCCACGATGCCGGCGCGGCGGGAACCAACGAAGTCGGTGGAGACCACGTCCGGAGAGTCGATGTAATCGATCTGCTTGCGAAGATCAGAGTGCAGGGACATCTCGCGGAGGTAGTCGTTGACTTCCTCGCGGGTGGTGCCGCTCTCCAGGTTCAGGTTCAGGATGGCCATGGAGACATCCGGGGTGGGAACGCGGATGGCATTGCCCGTGAGCTTGCCCTGCAGTTCCGGAAGCGCCTTGGCCACGGCCTTGGCGGCTCCGGTTTCGGTGATCACCATGTTGAGGGCGGCAGAACGTCCCCGGCGGTCACCCTTGTGGAAGTTGTCAATCAGGTTCTGGTCATTCGTGAACGAGTGGACCGTTTCCACGTGGCCATGAATGATGCCGAACTTGTCGTTGATGGCCTTCAGCACCGGGGTGATGGCGTTGGTGGTGCAGGAGGCCGCCGTGACGATCTGGTCATCGTTGGAAATATCGCGGTGGTTGATGCCATGAACAATGTTCTTCAAGTCGCCCTTGCCCGGGGCGGTCAGCAGGACGCGGGCGGCGCCTTTGCTCTTCAGGTGCTGGGAGAGCCCTTCGGCATCGCGCCAGCGGCCCGTGTTGTCCACCACCAGGGCGTCCTTGATGCCGTAGGCCGTGTAATCGACCGTTGCCGGGTTGTCGGAGTAAATGACCTGGACCTGGACACCGTTGGCGGTAATGGTGTTGGCTTCTTCATCCACACGGATGGTGCCTTCGAAGGAACCGTGGACGGAATCGCGGCGCAGCAGGCTGGCACGCTTGACCAGATCGTTCTCGGCGCCCTTGCGGACGACGATGGCGCGGAGGCGCAGGCCATGGCCGCCACCTGCCTTTTCGATGAGGAGACGGGCCAGCAGGCGGCCGATGCGGCCGAAGCCGTAAAGGACGACGTCGGTGCTGGTGCGGTCGTCCGCTCCGCGCTTGCCTACGACGTCGGCAAGTTCCGCACGCAAGTACTCGTCCAGCGAAGCGCCATTGCCTTCAGCCCGGTACTTCTCCGTCAGACGCGCAATGTCGATCGCTGCGGCGCCCAGTTCCAACTCGGACAGGGCGTTGAGCAGGGGTGCGGTTTCTTCGAGCAGAAGCTCGTGGTTGCTCATCCGGCGCGCAAAGCGGTGGGCCTTCAGGATGTTCATGGTGGACTTGTTGATCAAGCTCCGGCCATGGATGCTGGTGACCACGTTGTTTTCCCGGTACAGCCGGCCGATCACCGGAATCATGGCTTCGGCGAGAGCCTCCCGGCCCATCCACTTATCAAGACAAGAATCTGACGTCTGGCTCACAGAACTACCTTCCTTGGTCAACCACATACGTCCTCGTATGCAGATGGCAGCGGCCGCCCGGAGTAGTCCTGCGGCACATGCGCCGGCGGGCTTCGGTCCACCCACAGCGCCTTGAACGAGAGCAAAGAAAATCCGCCGGCTGCGAACGCAGTCCCGGCGGCAGAACATCTACGTTCAGTAACCATTCTAGGGTGGAAAGGGTCTTGCTGGTTCTCTACCAGGCGTGAAATCACTCACAGGGCCGCCGCTGAGGCAGTCATAAATGGATGGGTCGACCGATACGCCGGGTTCTGTCATCCCTCGCCGTTGCCAACAAGGGAGTAGCGGCCATCCATCTACGAACGCCGTTGCCGACGCCCTCCAGCAGCCTACCCGGACACTCGGGCGGGCAGCCCTCGAACGTGTCCTGTCTGGCCTTGCTCCGGGTGGGGTTTACCTAGCCTCCCCGGTCACCCAGGGAGCTGGTGGTCTCTTACACCACCGTTTCACCCTTACCTGCCGCAACCGGTGCAATACCGGAAAGCACAGGCGGTCTATTCTCTGTGGCACTGGCCTGCGGGTTACCCCGAGTGGGCGTTACCCACCACCCTGCCCTGTGGAGCCCGGACGTTCCTCGAGCCACTTGCGTGACGCGCGGCCGCCTGGTCGACCCATCCGCAGTCCAGTCTACCGGCGTCGGAACCTTCCAAAGTCCGACGGTAATATCGACTGGTGCTGATTCTGCTGCCGCCATCCGAAGGCAAGACCCCCGCAACCAAAGGCCCCTCCGTCGATTGGGATTCGCTGAGCTTTCCCGAACTGAACCAGTACCGGGCGGCGGTTCTTGAGGCGCTGGGAACCGTCAGCGCGCATGAGGATGCCCTGGCGTTGCTGGGCGTCGGCCCCTCCTTGCGGGACGACGTCGAACGCAATACGCGCCTCCACGCTGAACCGGCTGCTCCCGCCCACCAGGTCTATTCGGGCGTCCTCTACGATGCTTTGGGATATGACAGCATGACGCCCACGCAACGCCGGAAGGCAACCGAATCGATCCTTGTTGTCTCTGCCCTGTGGGGAGCCATCGGCTTTGGCGACCATGTTCCCGCCTACCGCCTGTCCATGGGAACTGCACTGCCCGACGTCGGACGCCTGGCTTCCTACTGGAAGCCCCAGCTCAGCGCGGCCCTGGCCGGGCGCGCTGCAGATGAGCTTCTGGTGGATTGCCGCTCCAGCACTTACGCCGCGGCCTGGGCTCCACCTCCGGGGCAAACAGTAAACGTGAATGTCTTCAGCGAGGCGAACGGAAAACGGACGGTGGTGAGCCACTTCGCCAAGCACACCCGCGGCGAACTGGCACGGCACCTGCTGACGCGCCGCGGCAAGGCTCCGGCAACGCCGGAACAGCTGGCCAAAGCAGCGCGGGAAAAATGGAATGCCGAACTGTTACAGGCCACGGCCCGGAAGCCGCACGCACTGAACATTATTCTGGCGGGCTAGTTCCACTCCGCCGAGCGGACCAGGATCACGCCTGAATCCGGGCAAAAGACGATCTCGTCCTCGGCTGCGGCTTTAACCTCCGCGAGGTCGCCAGGGCTCAGCATCATGCCCGAGCCCTCCGACTTTCCGTGGAACAGCCGGGCGGCGCCAACGCCGCGCTTGGCAATGGTTTTCTCGTACACGGCAAGCATTCCAGTGTCCAGGGAATCCGCGAAAGCGGCCCGCTGTCCACGAACCACGGTTTCTTCAGCTGCAATTTCGGCGATGGCCTCGTCAAGCTCGGCCCGGATACTGCCAAAAGAACCCTGGATGTCATCAACGATCGCCTGCTGGGCCGACTGGCGCTCCCGCAGCGAGTCCAGGCGCTCAAGGATCTCAAGTTCCACGTCTTCCAGATCGGACCGGCGCTTGTTCAGCGAGGCAATGTCGTTTTGCAGGGCCACAAGATCCTTGGAAAGGCCGGTACCGCTGTTCAGCCGTGTTTCGTCCCGTTGAATCCGGGACGCAACCTGCTCGACGTCGGCTTCCGCCCGCCGCAGTTCGGCCTCGGCGTCATGCACGGCAACCTTGGCCGAGCCCAACTCCCCGTTAGCCACACCAAGCGCATCCGTCAGGTCAGTGATGCGGGGATCCGTCTCCAGGACTTTGCGCCGACCCGCCAACGATTTCAGCTTGGCATCCAGCCCCTGCAGTTCAAGCAATTTCAGTTGTTCTGCCGGTGCTGCTTTCGCCACGCTTGCCTCCGCTTGCTCATTGCCGGCCTGCCGTTCAGGTCCAGCCGGACGGGATCATCTTCACGAGCCGTCCTTATGTCCTTAGACTCTAGTCGCCGCCGGGAGTGAGTATGAAGTCCCACGGATCACTGTTGATGCCGCTGACACGGATTTCGACGTCGAAGCCCTGGTCCGCGAGCACGTTTCCCAAGGCACCCGCTGCCGCAGGAAGCCACAGCCATTCGCTGGCGAAGTGTGAAACGTCAATGAGATAAGGGCGTCCATTGCCGGAACCCTCCCTGGCCTCGGACGCGGGATGGTGACGCAT includes:
- a CDS encoding HNH endonuclease family protein — encoded protein: MSTTWTAYTRARRRSRQAWTILVMAAVLVVSGVGWFFTTGQFDAAGSATGGPTEAPVLNPDFMKPINGVPKVAPGRALDALAKLDVKGRAPSSDYDRAAFGQAWADVDRNGCDTRNDILRRDLSGVQFTEGSLCRVASGDFAEPYTGVAVSFRRGQETSAAVQIDHVVALADAWQKGAQQLTAQQRQMLANDPLNLVAADGPANQKKGAGDAATWLPANKNFRCHYVARQISVKSAYKLWVTAAEKEAMGRVLASCPGQETIYNSR
- a CDS encoding zinc ribbon domain-containing protein; the protein is MAKAAPAEQLKLLELQGLDAKLKSLAGRRKVLETDPRITDLTDALGVANGELGSAKVAVHDAEAELRRAEADVEQVASRIQRDETRLNSGTGLSKDLVALQNDIASLNKRRSDLEDVELEILERLDSLRERQSAQQAIVDDIQGSFGSIRAELDEAIAEIAAEETVVRGQRAAFADSLDTGMLAVYEKTIAKRGVGAARLFHGKSEGSGMMLSPGDLAEVKAAAEDEIVFCPDSGVILVRSAEWN
- a CDS encoding peroxide stress protein YaaA yields the protein MLILLPPSEGKTPATKGPSVDWDSLSFPELNQYRAAVLEALGTVSAHEDALALLGVGPSLRDDVERNTRLHAEPAAPAHQVYSGVLYDALGYDSMTPTQRRKATESILVVSALWGAIGFGDHVPAYRLSMGTALPDVGRLASYWKPQLSAALAGRAADELLVDCRSSTYAAAWAPPPGQTVNVNVFSEANGKRTVVSHFAKHTRGELARHLLTRRGKAPATPEQLAKAAREKWNAELLQATARKPHALNIILAG
- a CDS encoding glyceraldehyde-3-phosphate dehydrogenase, with the protein product MSQTSDSCLDKWMGREALAEAMIPVIGRLYRENNVVTSIHGRSLINKSTMNILKAHRFARRMSNHELLLEETAPLLNALSELELGAAAIDIARLTEKYRAEGNGASLDEYLRAELADVVGKRGADDRTSTDVVLYGFGRIGRLLARLLIEKAGGGHGLRLRAIVVRKGAENDLVKRASLLRRDSVHGSFEGTIRVDEEANTITANGVQVQVIYSDNPATVDYTAYGIKDALVVDNTGRWRDAEGLSQHLKSKGAARVLLTAPGKGDLKNIVHGINHRDISNDDQIVTAASCTTNAITPVLKAINDKFGIIHGHVETVHSFTNDQNLIDNFHKGDRRGRSAALNMVITETGAAKAVAKALPELQGKLTGNAIRVPTPDVSMAILNLNLESGTTREEVNDYLREMSLHSDLRKQIDYIDSPDVVSTDFVGSRRAGIVDGLATISNDKNLVLYVWYDNEFGYSCQVVRVMEEMAGVNPPSFPAKDVIAPIAVLETADA